The segment ATTTATGCTGCAGGCCAAGGAAGCCAAGGCAATTAGGCACTCGCATGGCACGGACAAAGAAATACGGGGTGTCGGTGTTCCGACGGCGTCCCCATGTGGGACGCCGTCGGAACACGGTGTAATATGAAACTATTTGGAAAAAGCCCTGAACGCAGCACCGTAGGCAAACATGAGGCTGGCATGAATCAGCGCATCCAGAGCATCGCTTTCTGCCCAGCCGTGCTCCTTAAGAATGTCCACATCCGCCTCTCCGATTTCCGAAGGGGCATCCAGGGATTTGGTCACGAACTCCAGCATAGCTACGTCCTTGGGCTCCAACGGTAGCTGGGCGGGGTTCGTGGCAATGGCCTGCAATTCATCCGCGCTCATGCCATGACGCTTGAGCATTCCCCCATTGAAATCAATGCAATACTCATAACCTTCGCGACTCGCCACCAGATACCGCAAGGCAGGTAAAAGAGGAAAACCAAGAGTCTTGTGATTTTTATAATAGCGGATGAATCCACCATGCACTTCCAGCAGATGGGGGCTGGCACTCAGTAACTGCAACGGCACCGGGACACCGATTTCTTCGGGAAACAAGCCATAGATCTCGGCCACGGTTCCG is part of the Desulfovibrio ferrophilus genome and harbors:
- a CDS encoding carboxymuconolactone decarboxylase family protein, coding for MFAIEHMSPEQATGTVAEIYGLFPEEIGVPVPLQLLSASPHLLEVHGGFIRYYKNHKTLGFPLLPALRYLVASREGYEYCIDFNGGMLKRHGMSADELQAIATNPAQLPLEPKDVAMLEFVTKSLDAPSEIGEADVDILKEHGWAESDALDALIHASLMFAYGAAFRAFSK